In Streptomyces erythrochromogenes, the DNA window GCACGAGTGCGCGGAGCTGGGCTTCGTGCCCGACATCCGCTTCGCCACCGACGACAACCTCGTGGTGCAGAGCCTGGTCGCCCAGGGGCTGGGCGTGGCCATGATGCCCGCGCTGGTCCTGCCCTCGCTCTCGCTGAGCCGGGTCTGCGGACGCGCGCTCCAGCCTGCCGCCCGCCGACACATCGCCGCGTACGTCTATCGGGACCATCTGCGGATCCCGGCGACGGCCGTGGTGCTGAACGCACTGAAGCAGGTGGCAGCCAACCGGGTCGGCTGCTGACCAACCCATAAGCACTGCTTGGGATTTCACGTCACAACTGTCGTTGGACGCGATGGAAAGACGCCCGCACGCTGCCCGTATGACCACCACCACACCGGCCCGTACCACCACGAGGATGGCCGCCCTCGTCAGTGAGATCCGCACGGTCGTGGAGCGGGGACTGGCTCCCGACCTCACCGCCTACCTCGTGGGCGAAAGGCTCGCCCCGCATCTGGGGGCGTCCGACCTGCTGACGCCGACGCAGCAGGAGGGCGACCCCGAGCGCTACCGGCAGCACGTCCTGCACGCGGAGTCGGACGGCAGCTTCTCCGTGGTGGCGCTGGTGTGGTTGCCCGGCCAGGAGACCTGCATCCACGACCAT includes these proteins:
- a CDS encoding cysteine dioxygenase family protein, encoding MTTTTPARTTTRMAALVSEIRTVVERGLAPDLTAYLVGERLAPHLGASDLLTPTQQEGDPERYRQHVLHAESDGSFSVVALVWLPGQETCIHDHVSWCVAGVHQGEESERRFRLAPGAGPARLVATEDVVNAQGEVCGFAPPGDIHKVRNSCSTKAISVHVYGADVSRLGTSIRRVYKLPVD